One region of Mangifera indica cultivar Alphonso chromosome 3, CATAS_Mindica_2.1, whole genome shotgun sequence genomic DNA includes:
- the LOC123210342 gene encoding LOW QUALITY PROTEIN: uncharacterized protein LOC123210342 (The sequence of the model RefSeq protein was modified relative to this genomic sequence to represent the inferred CDS: deleted 2 bases in 1 codon), translating into MPSNEVGDRIHNFFGQENLSQGQHHSQVIDGTWPGLNNNFWVGGERQIGSPLISNLKNYSVQQSADSERGHGGLSSTLQHGLNFTQSLLKPEVARSDSQNQQPTLNGYMHRHETLQTSPSESNFLGVDAEYNRHNLTSRGLPVLDSHVGNGPELNKKNSGRLESTESPVNYDFFGAQQQMSSQNPGMLQSLPRQPPGISEMQLLHQQTVFKNMQEFQRQQQLLDPQFQQQEARQLSSIDQISSVVKQGAVSHTSALIDGIRIQDASNYSWQPELVAGNTNWLQCSASPVMQVSSSGFMFSPDRGQARVMGLVPLQNDQSLYGVPVTSLKSNPNQYIQMEKPTAQHTSGSSNSFAGNQYPSFLDQGSMQDGAMVSRQGHQGKNTFGPEAGQGFHSEVNLENMQQLNAQQRSAPMQEFHGRQEFVSPSETAQEKTVMQVAYSQSAATLDPEEEKILFGSDDNLWDALGRGTNLGSGCSNMLDGTDFHGAIPSLQSGSWSALMQSAVAETSSDDVGLQEGWSGLGVRNSEPVTHQTSFVNDGSKRSSPWADNNSHAASTPNSRPFSMSVDANMSADYSVLSGVQQSGLQTSHERPEKLPGDSSQRFIQQFSGEGSKWLDCGPLRKPIAEGGQVYGNVTHSSDAELYVKGMSPRSMSSYTASVVCNRRNDWNFIESVSPSGGATSKTQVNESLLQLSQSNDHKSTLHEKMVHGSGIRKTGSGSNVTENAIFASGHPQVNMEGSNMNNTATISDSSTLRVNQKSGQQISNTHNINFRKNAGSSVNIRGSEVPGKSQHNDKSPQNIESSGNKGSDNGEMEHEAENPSVKEKSSDSFHSRMSQHTSTASLGENVLLDGSDTRNLPGGKHKSSGHVSRKPSATRKFQYHPMGDVEINLESSYGIKNVAQPHSMPQQVSRGLIGHEQHHFGQSKYINQIAKNSMESEKGHLSGFQGDTKYLDEVPSRSKQPGYVPVTSPFDKSIGNYAPNNNASLSENMLELLHKVEQPKEHNAAVHISSSDHNQSEMPEAESSDGSVGHLQQNQTSSQGFGLQLAPPSQRLSIPDHASSSHSSAHTVSTAMGRKGHAWLSSSTSGQSLHPSYATSQGDSRGNISGGSGQIGNKASQYNIQGNYSAGFPHLKSHLHNQQTSGVGGQATPAQSVKQSFDRFASQSKQIDNSSERTQTSQSAMASVPDMSKGSAHSELASSAETSQRSSNNENNARGSAQQFPVLEAMPVSQPSVTLGMSQHLAFSKMLPNARPSFPNQQLSSVAQVPPVGLSPSLNRLIVEISSSGKQKLDDQIAQRGNSGSPGFAGYSVLPQGFSGDEQLAKEQHMSRENSAGLKTVDASHLQGKESVLDHLSDTSFSNSTTSQRDIEAFGRSLKPNNLLPQKYSLLHQIQSMKGTDVDPENRSVKRFKGSDCGMDAQQGAHLGGQQLPYGSNNMIRDASIRIGSFPPGESKVLNVPPKMGNSHATHEFPDDMVAIDRDDSQSNSNSNNAISVRGEQSQISPQMAPSWFDHYGAFKNGHILHMYDGQKKAALNTMEQSIIVGKTSDSLHVGHSMPANAVADASHRRNAQQSSSPMSQASDHLSSRQSLPPVITDQSLVLVRPQKRKTTRSELLPWHREVMQGSQRLQNISMAEMEWAQAANRLMEKVEDETELIEDGPPALRSKIRLILTTQLMQQVFSPPPGKLLSSDASSYYESVTYFFARSTLGDACSTISSSRTDTAAHPDSGNLFCERPKTSERIGDQYITKAMEDFIDRAKKVEEDLSGLDKRVSILDLIVECQDLEKFSIINRFAKFHGRLQAEGAETSLSSGTNAQKLFPQRYVTALPMPRNLPDRVQCLSL; encoded by the exons ATGCCTAGCAACGAAGTAGGAGACAGAATCCACAATTTCTTTGGCCAAGAGAATTTGTCACAGGGCCAACATCACTCACAGGTCATTGACGGGACCTGGCCTgggttaaataacaatttttggGTTGGAGGTGAGAGGCAGATAGGTTCACCACTTATTTCCAATTTGAAGAATTACAGTGTACAGCAATCAG CTGATTCTGAGAGAGGACATGGTGGTTTGTCTTCAACTCTGCAGCATGGCTTGAACTTTACACAATCACTTTTGAAGCCTGAAGTTGCTAGAAGTGACTCTCAAAACCAACAACCAACTTTGAATGGCTATATGCACAGGCATGAGACATTGCAGACGAGTCCAAGTGAATCAAATTTTCTGGGAGTGGATGCAGAATATAATCGGCATAATTTGACATCAAGAGGTTTACCAGTTCTTGATTCACATGTAGGAAATGGCCCAGAACTTAACAAGAAAAATTCAGGAAGGTTGGAATCTACAGAATCTCCTGTCAATTATGATTTCTTTGGAGCTCAGCAGCAAATGAGTAGCCAAAATCCAGGCATGCTGCAATCGTTACCAAGGCAGCCGCCGGGAATTAGTGAAATGCAGCTATTGCATCAACAAACTGTTTTCAAGAATATGCAAGAATTTCAGAGGCAGCAACAATTGCTTGATCCCCAATTTCAGCAACAAGAAGCAAGGCAACTGAGTTCCATAGATCAGATTTCTTCTGTTGTTAAACAGGGAGCTGTTAGTCACACATCAGCTCTTATCGATGGCATTCGCATTCAGGATGCATCTAATTATTCATGGCAGCCTGAACTTGTGGCAGGCAATACAAACTGGTTGCAGTGCAGTGCCTCTCCGGTGATGCAAGTATCCTCAAGTGGATTTATGTTTTCGCCTGATCGAGGCCAGGCCCGTGTTATGGGTTTGGTTCCTCTACAAAACGATCAATCTTTGTATGGTGTCCCTGTCACTAGCTTGAAATCTAATCCAAATCAATATATCCAGATGGAGAAGCCTACAGCACAACATACATCTGGTAGCAGTAATTCCTTTGCAGGTAACCAATATCCTTCTTTTCTGGATCAGGGTAGCATGCAGGATGGAGCTATGGTTTCTAGGCAGGGCCATCAGGGAAAGAACACATTTGGGCCTGAAGCTGGACAAGGTTTTCATAGTGAAGTTAATCTTGAGAACATGCAGCAATTGAATGCCCAGCAAAGGAGTGCACCCATGCAGGAATTTCATGGGAGGCAAGAGTTTGTCAGTCCATCAGAAACAGCACAGGAGAAAACTGTGATGCAGGTTGCGTATTCACAGAGTGCAGCTACCCTAGATCCAGAGGAAGAGAAGATTTTGTTTGGCTCAGATGATAATTTGTGGGATGCCTTAGGCAGGGGCACCAACTTAGGCTCAGGATGCTCAAATATGTTGGATGGTACTGATTTCCATGGTGCAATTCCTTCTTTGCAAAGTGGGAGTTGGAGTGCTCTTATGCAGTCTGCTGTTGCAGAAACTTCTAGTGATGATGTAGGGCTGCAGGAAGGATGGAGTGGTTTGGGTGTTCGCAATAGTGAGCCTGTGACCCATCAGACCTCATTTGTTAATGATGGCAGCAAGCGGTCGTCACCTTGGGCTGATAATAACTCACACGCTGCCTCTACACCAAACTCTAGACCCTTTTCCATGTCTGTTGATGCTAATATGAGTGCTGATTATTCTGTTCTTTCTGGTGTTCAGCAATCTGGATTGCAGACTTCACATGAACGACCTGAGAAGTTGCCTGGCGATTCTTCTCAGCGATTCATTCAGCAGTTTTCTGGGGAAGGAAGCAAATGGTTGGACTGTGGCCCTCTACGGAAACCAATTGCTGAAGGTGGTCAAGTTTATGGAAATGTTACTCATTCTTCAGATGCAGAATTATATGTGAAGGGCATGAGTCCAAGAAGCATGTCCTCATATACTGCCAGTGTAGTGTGCAATAGACGTAATGATTGGAACTTCATTGAGTCTGTTTCTCCTAGTGGGGGTGCTACTTCGAAAACTCAGGTTAATGAAAGCTTATTGCAGCTTAGTCAGAGTAATGATCATAAAAGTACCTTGCATGAGAAAATGGTCCATGGTTCTGGTATAAGGAAGACTGGTTCAGGTTCCAATGTAACAGAGAATGCCATATTTGCCTCAGGACATCCACAGGTCAACATGGAAGGTTCTAATATGAATAATACTGCAACAATATCAGATTCAAGTACTTTAAGGGTCAATCAGAAAAGTGGCCAACAGATATCAAATACCCATAATATAAATTTCCGGAAAAATGCTGGTTCTTCTGTGAATATTAGAGGAAGTGAGGTTCCTGGAAAAAGTCAGCATAATGATAAGAGCCCACAAAATATTGAATCATCAGGTAATAAGGGCTCAGATAATGGGGAAATGGAACATGAGGCGGAGAATCCTAGTGTAAAAGAAAAGTCAAGTGACAGTTTTCACTCTAGAATGTCCCAACATACATCCACTGCTAGTTTGGGAGAAAATGTTTTGTTGGATGGAAGTGATACACGTAATTTACCAGGAGGAAAACATAAGTCATCTGGTCATGTCAGCCGAAAACCTTCTGCAACTCGGAAATTTCAGTATCATCCTATGGGGGATGTGGAAATAAATTTAGAGTCTTCTTATGGAATAAAAAATGTTGCACAACCACATTCCATGCCCCAGCAGGTTTCTCGAGGATTAATAGGTCATGAACAACATCATTTCGGGCagtcaaaatatattaatcaaattgcCAAAAATTCTATGGAAAGTGAGAAG GGTCATCTGTCTGGTTTTCAAGGCGATACAAAATACTTAGATGAGGTGCCTTCAAGAAGCAAGCAGCCAGGTTATGTACCTGTTACATCTCCGTTTGACAAGTCCATTGGTAATTATGCACCAAACAACAATGCTTCATTGag TGAAAATATGCTTGAGCTTCTTCATAAGGTGGAGCAACCAAAGGAGCACAATGCTGCGGTGCATATCAGCTCTTCTGACCACAATCAATCTGAGATGCCTGAAGCAGAAAGCTCTGATGGGTCTGTTGGTCATCTTCAGCAAAATCAGACTTCTTCACAGGGCTTTGGTTTGCAGCTGGCCCCACCATCTCAACGGTTGTCCATTCCAGACCATGCCTCATCTTCGCATAGCTCTGCTCATACAGTTAGTACTGCTATGGGAAGAAAAGGTCATGCATGGTTGTCTTCCTCTACCTCCGGCCAATCACTGCATCCTTCCTATGCAACATCTCAAGGTGACTCTAGGGGTAATATTTCTGGTGGATCAGGTCAAATCGGCAATAAAGCCTCACAGTATAATATCCAGGGAAATTATTCTGCAGGTTTTCCTCACCTGAAAAGTCATCTTCATAACCAGCAAACGAGTGGTGTTGGCGGACAAGCAACACCAGCTCAATCTGTCAAGCAATCTTTTGACAGGTTTGCATCCCAATCAAAGCAGATAGATAATTCGTCGGAGAGAACTCAAACTAGTCAGTCAGCGATGGCATCAGTACCGGATATGTCTAAAGGCTCTGCACACAGTGAACTTGCTTCCTCTGCAGAAACATCTCAGCGGAGCAGTAACAACGAAAACAATGCAAGAGGTTCGGCCCAACAGTTCCCTGTCTTGGAGGCTATGCCAGTTTCACAACCTTCTGTTACACTTGGCATGTCGCAGCATCTTGCTTTCTCAAAAATGTTACCTAATGCGAGGCCCAGTTTTCCAAACCAACAACTTTCATCAGTTGCCCAGGTTCCTCCAGTTGGTTTAAGCCCCAGCCTCAATCGACTAATTG TAGAAATATCTTCTTCTGGAAAGCAGAAGCTGGATGATCAAATTGCCCAGAGAGGAAACAGTGGTTCACCTGGGTTTGCAGGATATTCTGTGCTGCCACAAGGTTTTTCTGGGGATGAGCAGTTGGCGAAAGAGCAGCACATGTCACGTGAGAACAGTGCAGGCCTAAAGACAGTTGATGCTTCGCATTTGCAAGGGAAAGAATCTGTTCTAGACCATCTTTCTGATACATCTTTTTCAAATTCTACAACTTCACAGAGAGATATTGAAGCTTTTGGTCGTTCTTTGAAACCAAATAACCTATTGCCCCAAAAATACTCCTTGCTGCATCAAATTCAGTCCATGAAAGGTACAGATGTTGACCCAGAGAATAGGAGTGTGAAGAGATTTAAGGGTTCAGACTGTGGTATGGATGCTCAGCAGGGAGCTCATTTGGGAGGACAGCAATTACCATATGGTTCTAATAACATGATCAGAGATGCATCAATACGTATTGGCTCATTTCCACCTGGAGAATCTAAGGTGCTAAACGTTCCACCAAAGATGGGCAATAGTCATGCAACACACGAATTCCCTGATGATATGGTTGCAATTGATCGTGATGATTCTCAAAGTAATTCAAATAGTAACAATGCAATCAGTGTTAGAGGTGAGCAATCTCAGATCAGTCCACAGATGGCTCCATCCTGGTTTGATCATTATGGGGCCTTTAAAAATGGGCATATATTACATATGTATGATGGACAGAAAAAAGCTGCTTTGAATACTATGGAGCAATCCATCATTGTTGGAAAGACTTCTGATAGTTTGCATGTTGGCCATTCAATGCCAGCAAATGCTGTTGCTGATGCCAGTCACCGTAGAAATGCCCAGCAAAGTTCCAGCCCGATGTCACAGGCAAGTGACCATCTTTCTTCCCGTCAGTCCTTGCCACCTGTTATCACTGATCAAAGTTTGGTGCTTGTGAGACCTCAGAAGCGTAAAACTACCAGATCTGAACTTCTACCTTGGCATAGAGAAGTGATGCAGGGTTCTCAAAGGCTTCAAAATATCAG CATGGCAGAAATGGAGTGGGCCCAAGCAGCAAATCGGTTGATGGAAAAG GTGGAAGATGAGACTGAATTGATTGAAGATGGGCCGCCTGCTCTTAGATCGAAAATAAGGCTTATTTTAACAACTCAGCTTATGCAGCAAGTCTTTTCCCCTCCTCCAGGAAAACTTCTCTCTTCAGATGCTAGTTCGTACTATGAGAGTGTGACCTACTTTTTTGCCAGATCAACATTAGGAGATGCATGCAGTACAATATCTTCATCTAGAACTGATACGGCTGCACATCCTGACAGTGGAAATTT ATTTTGTGAGAGGCCCAAAACATCTGAGAGAATTGGTGATCAGTACATCACAAAGGCCATGGAAGACTTCATCGATAGAGCAAAGAAGGTGGAAGAAGATTTGTCAGG ACTAGACAAGAGAGTGTCCATCTTAGACTTGATAGTGGAATGCCAGGATCTAGAGAAATTCTCTATCATCAATCGCTTTGCAAAGTTCCATGGCCGGTTGCAAGCCGAGGGGGCTGAGACCTCATTGTCTTCCGGTACAAATGCTCAGAAATTATTCCCTCAGAGATATGTTACTGCACTTCCAATGCCCAGGAATCTCCCTGATAGGGTACAATGTCTTTCACTTTGA